The Neptunomonas concharum genomic interval TAGGGGTTAACTTATCTTCATCAAAAGTTGGCGGTAGCTGTTTTGTACCCAACTCACCTGTGGTCTCGAAACTTCGGGTAGTTGCAACCATTTCATAGCCAAAGCGTTCAAGCTCTTTTTTGTTTTGAGCGTGTTGTGCTTGCATCCGCTGATAGATCAAGTATCCCCCCGCTGCTATACCTATCAGCAGGAGGGGAGTGACAATGTAAAATACCAGTTGGGCCTTAGAACGTGCCATACTCTCCTCAGAAACTTATCAACGCTATTAATTGTTCGCTGCGTTAAGTTGACCGGTAAGCGCTACATAATCCAACAGCACCATACCGCTTTCATGCAGTATAGCTTCAGATTCTGGTGTTAATGGGCGGCCAGTGTGATCTTTATTTAAGTCTTCCAGTTCTGTTAGTGATGATACAGGCGCTAACCCTTTGGCTAATCTGCGTTTATTTTCCGCTTCGAGTTGCCATTTATCTGTTTGATCTCGCTTCTCTTGCAGTTTTTGGTAATTAAGTGGGATGCTCTCATCTTTTCGCATCTCAGCCAGTCGTGCAATTTGTTCCCGCATGTAATTAAAATCTGGCTGGTTTTCTATTCTGGCCATATGGTTGCGCTCAAGCGTTTGCTTAATGGGTGACAAACTGCGGTAAACGCCGTGTCTAGCTTCTTGTACGGTATCCCAAGGTAAAGCCCTTTGAAGTGAGCTTTCACCTACTTCATCATTATCATATAGGCTGGGGAAGCTGATATCTGGAATGATGCCTTTGTTTTGTGTGCTTTCCCCTGAAATACGGTAAAACTTGGCATTAGTGAATTTTAGTTGACCGTGATTGAGGGGTAGCAGGGTTTGTACAGTGCCTTTGCCAAAAGTTTGGCTGCCCATAACAATCCCTCTTTGGTAGTCTTGGATCGCACCCGCAAATATTTCGGATGCGGAGGCGCTTAAGCGGTTTACCACCACGCCGAGCGGCCCATTGTAGGCGACTTTGGGGTTGAAATCCCCAAGAATATCAACACGTCCATTGGGGTCGCGGATCTGTACTGTAGGGCCGCGATCAATAAAGAGTCCGACAAGTTCATTCGCTTCTCTCAGTGAGCCGCCACCGTTGTTGCGCAGATCAATAATCAGGCCGTGAATGCCTTCCTGAGTGAGCTCAGTAACCAGTTTTTCAACATCTCGGGTGGTGCTTTTGTAGTTCTTGTCGCCCCGTTGTAAGGCAGAAAAGTCTATATAGAATGCTGGTATGTCAACCACGCCTATCTTATAAATTCTGTCATTATGAACGACGTCAATAATTCTTTTCTGTGCGGCTTGTTCTTCAAGTTTGACAGTGTTCCGCTCAATAGGGACGATACGTCGAGCAGATTTATCGTCGCTGGGGATAATTTCCAAGCGCACTAAGGAACCTTTAGGGCCTCGTATTTTGTCCACGACATCATCGAGTCGCCATCCAACCACATCTTCTATATCACCCTCTTGACCTTGCCCGACACCAACGATGACATCTGCGGCTTTCAACTGACCTGTTTTATCGGCAGGCCCAGCAGGCACTAAGCGAACAATCTTCGTGAATTCATTTTCACTTTGTAGCACAGCACCGATGCCTTCTAGGGAAAGGCTCATGTTGATTTTGAAGTTTTCAGATGTTCGGGGGGAAAAGTAAGAAGTGTGTGGATCGAAATATTTTGTAAAGGTGTTAGCAAAGCGCTGGAACACATCTTCGCTTTTCGTTTGTGTAAGGCGTGCTAGCTGATTTTTGTAACGTTTAATCAAGGCTTCGCGTGCTTGTGCTTCAGTCTTATCAGCTAAGATAAGGTTTAGTAGGGCGCTTTTGACTCGTTTACGCCATAAGTCATTCATCTCTGCCTCAGTGGCAACCCATGGATCATCTTCTCGATTTGTATCCAGAAACTCATCTAGGGTGAGGTTAAAAGGTGTTGCATCTTCTAGGCGATTGATCGCATGGGTGAGCCGATCTTTGGTACGCACTTGCAGACGGTTGAAAATATGAAAAGGTATCTCCAAATCTCCGGACTTGATGGCATCGTCCAGTAACAGCCGATAAGCTTGGAACTCGTCAATATCAACCTGATAAAACAGGCTTCGTGAGGGGTCCAGTTCATCTAAATATTTATCTAACAAGTTGGATGATAATGAGTCATCAATGGATACTTTATTGTAGTGGCTGCTGTTAAGAGATCTAACGATCTCTTTGATTGTGCTTTTGTGAGTATCATCAGGAAGTAGAGTTGTGAGGTCTGCTACTGCAAAAGAAACAGCCGGTGAAAGCAGGCACGCAGCCAGTGTAATCCGAAAACCTTTAAGCATAATCT includes:
- a CDS encoding carboxy terminal-processing peptidase; protein product: MLKGFRITLAACLLSPAVSFAVADLTTLLPDDTHKSTIKEIVRSLNSSHYNKVSIDDSLSSNLLDKYLDELDPSRSLFYQVDIDEFQAYRLLLDDAIKSGDLEIPFHIFNRLQVRTKDRLTHAINRLEDATPFNLTLDEFLDTNREDDPWVATEAEMNDLWRKRVKSALLNLILADKTEAQAREALIKRYKNQLARLTQTKSEDVFQRFANTFTKYFDPHTSYFSPRTSENFKINMSLSLEGIGAVLQSENEFTKIVRLVPAGPADKTGQLKAADVIVGVGQGQEGDIEDVVGWRLDDVVDKIRGPKGSLVRLEIIPSDDKSARRIVPIERNTVKLEEQAAQKRIIDVVHNDRIYKIGVVDIPAFYIDFSALQRGDKNYKSTTRDVEKLVTELTQEGIHGLIIDLRNNGGGSLREANELVGLFIDRGPTVQIRDPNGRVDILGDFNPKVAYNGPLGVVVNRLSASASEIFAGAIQDYQRGIVMGSQTFGKGTVQTLLPLNHGQLKFTNAKFYRISGESTQNKGIIPDISFPSLYDNDEVGESSLQRALPWDTVQEARHGVYRSLSPIKQTLERNHMARIENQPDFNYMREQIARLAEMRKDESIPLNYQKLQEKRDQTDKWQLEAENKRRLAKGLAPVSSLTELEDLNKDHTGRPLTPESEAILHESGMVLLDYVALTGQLNAANN